A single genomic interval of Comamonas sp. 26 harbors:
- the rsmG gene encoding 16S rRNA (guanine(527)-N(7))-methyltransferase RsmG has translation MSQALRTQLEQGIQALKLELASTQVDLLMSFMDLLQKWNKVYNLTSVRDPQEMLTHHLLDSLTAVPALLRHVNTLPVEEGKRLPLLDVGSGGGLPGVVFAICCPQIDVNCVDTVGKKAAFIQQVAASLRLPNLHGIHDRVENLKTQYPVISCRAFASLVDFTTWSRKALADGGIWFAMKAKHPDEEITALPADVQVFHVEPLQVPGLDVERCVIWMKIE, from the coding sequence ATGAGCCAGGCATTGCGTACCCAACTCGAACAAGGCATTCAGGCGCTGAAGCTGGAGCTGGCTTCTACACAGGTTGATCTGCTTATGTCCTTCATGGATCTGCTGCAGAAGTGGAACAAGGTCTACAACCTGACCTCCGTGCGTGACCCGCAGGAAATGCTGACGCATCATTTGCTCGACAGTCTGACCGCGGTACCCGCTCTGCTGCGCCATGTGAATACGCTTCCGGTAGAAGAGGGCAAGCGACTGCCTTTGCTGGACGTTGGCTCGGGCGGCGGCTTACCCGGCGTGGTTTTTGCCATCTGCTGCCCACAGATCGATGTGAACTGTGTGGACACCGTGGGCAAGAAAGCGGCCTTCATTCAGCAAGTGGCGGCGTCGCTGCGCTTGCCTAATCTGCACGGCATTCATGACCGGGTGGAAAACCTCAAGACCCAGTACCCTGTCATTAGCTGCCGTGCTTTTGCATCGTTGGTGGATTTCACTACCTGGTCGCGCAAGGCATTGGCCGACGGCGGTATCTGGTTTGCCATGAAGGCCAAACATCCCGATGAAGAGATTACAGCCCTGCCTGCCGACGTGCAGGTGTTTCACGTGGAACCTTTGCAGGTTCCTGGCTTGGATGTCGAGCGCTGCGTGATCTGGATGAAAATTGAGTAA